GGGGTGAGATTGATCGCCTATTGCTCGGCGTGGGCATGTCCCGGGGGCGGCGGAGCCAGTCCGAGTTATGGGAAAATGATGTGATCGATTTTTTTCGTGTGGAGAAACTTGAGCCCTACCGCCGGCTTCTATTAAGGGCCGAGATGAAACTGCCGGGCAAGGCCTGGCTGGAATTTACCGTCACCCCTGAAAACCCAAACCTTAACCGCATTATTGTGACCGCATACTTCGAACCTCGCGGCATCTGGGGACATCTATACTGGTATTTTTTCCTTCCTTTTCACTACCTGATTTTTACCCGCCTGCTCCAGGCCATCGACAGACAGAGCCGCAGCAGGGAACGCGAAATTTCAACGCAACACACTTGATCTTTTTCACCCCTCCCGCACAGGACAAACGCATTAAAATTTTTGATTGAAGAAAGGTTTGTAAATACGAATACGGTGATATTTTTATGCATATAAAAGAGAAACAACTTGAGCAGGAGTTAAACCACGTGCTGCGGGTTTGTGTGGCTGGTGATCTTTGTTGCCTCGGCTTTGGTCAGCTTTTACGGTGTGGGGTGGGCGCGTAAATACAGAGCCCATCCAAAAGTCATTACGGTTGCCTCCATTATTCCCATGATTCCAGGAACCTTTGCCTACAATACCATGATCTCCATCGTAGCCATTGCCTCGGGCCAATTTACGGACCAGACCCTGGGTGCGGTTGCGGAAAACGGGCTTAAAACCCTTTTCATCCTAGGCGGCATTGCATTCGGCCTTACCCTGCCGGGAATACTGATCTACCGGAAAAAACCCATCGTATGAAAATCGGCTGCAGAAACGGTTTTGGCATCTTTCAATCCCCAAAAATGCCGTCACGCCTTGGTTGCCCCCTGCGTTCTATTTTGGTAATGGAAAGCGGCATATTTTATTTTTATTCCAAGATGAGGTGACACATGAACCCGGAAAAGGCGCTTGACAGACTCACCCAATGCGGTGTGGTTCCCGCAAACAGGCTTATCATTGCCGTTACCCGCCACTGCAATTTAAAATGCAATCACTGCTGGTTGACATCCGGCCCAAAATCTTCTCTGAAACATGTGGATGCAACGCTGTTAAAAGAGACTCTCTCCCTCTGGGTTGATGCCGGCGTGCAAACCCTCTGTCTTTCCGGCGGCGAACCGCTCACTCACCCCCAGTGGCAGGACATTCTCACCCATTGTGCACAATTTCCGACGATCTACCATCTGCGGTTGCAAACCAATGGAACCTTGCTGACCCCAAAAATCGTAAACGACCTGGCAGACCCTGTGTTTGCCAACCTTCATCTGCAAATCAGTCTTGATGGCGCACAGCCTGCCACCCATGACCTTGTCAGGGGTAAAGGCAACTTTGCAAAAACCATGAACGGCCTGCGACTGCTTTCTGATGCAGGTCTGGGGCCACGCACCACGGTCTCGTTTACGGAGATGAGGCATAATTTCGAAGAACTGCCGCAGCTGTTTGCCATGATGGAGGAACTGGACATCGGCCGTGTGGTAAGCGGCACCCTGATACAGGGAGGACGGGCACTGACACGCGCCCTGGATCTTCCATCGCCCAAACAATACGCAAACCTGATAGAACGATTCTCACATGATGCGCAGCTTCGGGCCATCTATGAAAGAATCGGCAATACATCCTGCCTGGAATGGTACGCATCCCGCCGTGAAATTTCAGAACACCATTGTGCCAACTGCATGGAATCTCCATATATTTCAGAGGAAGGAACGCTTTTTCCCTGCGGCCTTTTATCTGTTACCAACTACGGTATCCAAAAGGTGTGGAACTGTTCTGTGGCATCTATTGCCAAAAAAGCGGAAGTCCGGTGGGCAGGTCTCAACGCGTTAAGCAGACAACGCGCCGACGATATTCAAGCATGTATGGACTGTACAGGGCGCCGGCATTGTCAAAGCGGCTGTATGGCAAGACTTGCACGGCAAACTAATGATTTTTTGGAAGTGGAAGATCGGTGTCATCTGAGAAAGATGGTCTACACATTACCGGACCTGCCGGATTAAAAAAAAGCAAGACAGAATTGGGCCAGGTTAATCCAAAAAATTTATGACCAGATTCTATGGCCGATACGGAACGGACAGAGTTTCATCCCGGCGAGGGGCTGCCGGGCAGGGTGTATGCCACGGGCAAAGCACAGTGGATAGAGGATGTGACCCGGGACGATAATTTTCCCAGGGCTAATAGCCTTTCCGCCGTCAGTGTCCGCGGCGCCTTCGCCTTTCCGGTGCAGATCCGGGATGAGGTGGTGGCCGTCCTGGAATTTTTCTCTTCTGAAATCCAGGCCCCGAACCAGTCGGTGCTGGATATGGCTGAAGAGGCGGGAAAACAGCTCGGGTATGTGATTGAACGAAAACGCATTGAACGGGCCATGGAAGAAAGTGAGCGTAAATTCAGAGGGATTTTCGACTATAGCTCACAGCTCATGGGCCTGGTGACCACTGACGGTACCATCATCCAGTTCAATGAAGCGGCCTTGTCCATGATTGGAAAGGTCCAGGAGGATGTCCTGGGCCAGCGGCTTTGGGAAAGTCCCTGGTGGCGGCATTCGAAACGGGAGGCACTGGAGGTCAAAGCGGCTTTGGAAAAGGCGGTGTCTGGAAAATCCGTCCGATTTGAAACCACCCATATGGACAAAGAGGGCAGGGTCCGGGACATTGACTTTGTCCTGCCCCCCATTACGGACCATGACGATCGGGTGATTTACCTGATTCCCGAGGGACGGGATATCACTGACCGGAAAGATGCCGAAGAAGCCCTCAGGCAGTTTAAAGGGACCCTGGACCAGATCCATGATGCCGTGTTTATTTTTGATCCGGATACCTTTGCGTTCACCTATGTCAATCAGGGTGCTCTGCTGCAGCTGGGCTATTCCCGGGAAGAGCTTCTTTCCATAACACCCCTGAACATCTTTTGTCAGCACCTATGGCCATGCAGTGGAACGGATCAGGGAACATCTTAAGGCGGGGCAGAGGGAGGTTGCCGTTCGGGAAGCCCATACCGCCAAGGAACTGGCCGGAAGGTATCCCCAGCCGGACCTTATTCTTCTGGATATCATGATGCGGAAATGGACGGATACGAGGTCTGCCGCAGGCTCCAGAGCAACAAGGCCACGATGGCCATTCCTGGGATTTCATCACCACCAGCAGCCAGATTGTCAAGCTGGTCTGTGCCTATGACCAACTGCTCAACTGCGGGCAGGATGTAGGGACCGCCATCCATATGCCTGAAAAAAAACCCGGTATTTACGCCTCCAACTTCGTGGGCCTGCTCAAAGAAATTGAAATCCCCCGTAAAGGCGGAGTGGCCAGAACCATAGGCATTGAGGCTCTCAAACCAGGTATGGTACTCATGGAAAATCTGATCTGTGATGACGGGGTGGTGCTCATCAAAAAATATACTGAGCTTTCCGGCGACACCCTTTATCTGCTCAAAAAAAAATGCCTGAACCAGAGCGCGTATCTTACCTCAATCCGGTTCAGGCAGAATATGCAACGTTAGAAAGCATACATGAATTTAAACCAGTATTTTTCCCCTCTGGGTCTGTTCTCAACATTGGTATCAAACTGCGCCTTTAGGTTGAAAAACATATTTTTGTAATTGTACTGGATGGCAGGACCGATAGAAATTGCTTGCCCCTTGCTGTTGCTGACGTTGTCTCCCGAAAGCTCGTCATCCGTGGCCTGAAGATAGAGCATACCGTTAATGCCGAACATCCAGTTGCCGACGTGCTGGCCCACCAGGTAGTCACAGATAAATTCATTTCCGGTATTATAATCGGTGTCCGAATTTTCAAAATTGACCAGATACTGCAATTTTGCCGACAGCTCAAAACCTGTATCAAAGAGGTATGTAACGGCCAGGATAGGAGCAACAGTCCAATAGTTTCGGCCGAGACTTGCCGCATCATCAGCGTCATATTCGCCCACAGGAAGCCAGACGTCCAGTGAGCCGACAACATGAAGATTTTTGTTTGGGTGCCAGCCTAACGTGAGTGCAGAGACCTCAATATCGCCAAGGCCGCTTGTGGAGTCATCCACCCCAGCCTCGACAATATCGACCTGGGAACTGAGAACAGGGATAATGACATGCCAGGCCACATCGGCTCCGAACAATTTCATGTCAGAAACATAGAGAAAACGAAACGCGGCCCCGGTCACATTTAGATCAAAATCCAAAGGCTTTTCATTACCATTGCCATCCATTAATTCATCGGCAGTGTAATGAAACGTGTAAATGATGGGATAAAACCCCGGTCCTGGCAAGGCCCCCAACATGAAATCCTCGTTCCCGCCCAGATAGGCAGAACCACCGCCTTCAGCAGCGAATGCACTGTGAAGCGAACAGACAAGCATGGCCACAATAAGCATGCCCCCTAAAACTGATCCAACCGATTTTAACGACCTTTTCGCATACGCGTCCCCGAGAAAAATAACTTTCTGCATGAAAAAATACCTCCTGATCTCGTTTTCTTTGTTATCCCCTATCACATTTATCAGAACGCTTTTTCACATTAAACACTATAGATTGCAACCATATTTTTTTTTGTTTCCATGCATAACGCATATCCAAAGAAGGAGGCTCAACCTTGAAAATTAAAATATTTCAGTGATTTTCCAAAATGTTACCAAAAGCTTTTTTAATTAACCGATCTTACTGCTGATCGTCGGCTGCCAATAACGGCATCAACCGGGGAGCTGCGGCCTTGAGAATCTGTACTGCAAGAGCGCTTGTGAAGGTATAGTCGTCGGAATCCTGTCCCGCCACATAGGCGGTGACGACGCCGTAAAAGCGATCGCCGATGAAAAACACGAACACGGCAGTGCGGTTTATTGCTTTGGATAAAAGGAGGTGTCCGTCCGAACCGTAGATATTGTGGCGGTTGTCGCCAGTGCCCGTTTTACCGCCTACAGCCAAACCGGTGCCGTCGGAAAGCAAAAACGCGTTGCGAATCCGCCGGGCCGTTCCGCTTTCAACCACCCCTAAAAGCGCCTGGCGAAGTGCCGTCGCAACTTGAGGGTGCATCACCTGCTCCCCCTGGCTTTTTCTATAAGCCAACCTGGTTTCATAAGGCGTTTTTTCTCCAAAACAAAGTTTGCGAATTTGGAGGGTGGGATACCATTTGCCTTCATTCAAAACGATACCCACAAGTTCCGCCAATGAGTCCGGCCGATCTGCAGAACTGCCGATGGCGGTGGCATAGGATGGCACCAGGCTGTTAAACGGGTATTTCAAACGCTTCCACGCCAAAAATATTTCACTGAACGCTTCCACTTCGAGAAGGGCTCGGATACGCACATCCTGTTTATTCTTTCTGGAGGTCTTAAACAGCCATGTATAGACCTGTTGACGTTCCGCCGCACTGTTTTGAATCACCTCACCTTGGCCGGCATCCGGGTGCCGATTCAAATAGGCCAGCGTCCACAGTTCCAGGGGGTGAACCCGGGTAATATAGCCAAGCTCCACAAGCGAATAGGTATGGGGACCAGACATTTCAAAAAGTTCCGGCAAACGATTGCCGGCAGCCTGTCCGTTTTTCAAATGACCGGAAAGAAACGCCTTGAATTCTTTGAACCCGGCTGCCGGTTTGATATATCGAAAAGCGGCAGCCAAATTTTTCGGATTTTGGCGCATTCCCTCCAGCAAAATGTCAAAGGCCTCACCAAAAGATTCCCCTGCATATTTGCGGTAAAACCGCTGAAGAAAAATTTGCCCCTCCTGATCCGCAAATTTAGCCAGATAATCGTGCCGCCGGGGGTCTGTGGCATCTGCCAAAAGCTGCCGAACCCCGGGAATCTGATATTTGTAGTACTGGGTAATGTCTCGCATCATTCGAATGAATACCAGATTGATCGAATGATTGAAGGCATCCTGCACTGAAAACATTCGGTTATCATGCCGCGTGTCAAAATTGGAAAAGGTGTGGACCCCGCCGCCGGTGAAAAACTTCTCTTCGGGACTTGCCGAATAGCTACGCTGCATGGCGGAGGCCAGTATGGCCGAAAGGGCTCTGTCACTGTATCCACTTAGATAAGAGATCACCCAGCGGCTCAAATAGTCCGCCGGGTCCACCTCCACTTTGGCCAATTCTGCCCGGGAAAGCGAACGGTATTGTTTATGAAGGCCGGCAATGATCTCAAGATAAGTCGCCAATGTCCGGAATTTGGCCGAAGAACCAAGTTCAAGCTTGGTGCCCGAATTGATATTGAGCGGCTGATCAAGCGTGTCTGTCTGGAGGCGCATAAAATTGGCTCCTTCAGACCGTTCGTACAAAGTCAGGCTATAGACAATATTGGACGAATCGCCGTTTCCAAGGAGGTGATAACCATATAGCTCGTTCTTTTGAGCAGCTAAGGGCTCACTGAAACTTTTGAGCAAGGTCGTTGTTTCCTGCTGTACGGACTGGTCCACGGTGCTGGTAACTGAAAGATCGAAACGGTCCAGCCGATACAACCGGTCAATATCCAGCAAATTCAGCAACTGGACTCTGACTGCATTGAGCGCCTTTCGAGGAAGAAATGATTGGGCACTTGGCGGGTCAACCCGTTCCTGTAAAACAAGCGGTGCCGCGATCGCTGCATCCCGATCTTTTGGCGTGATGATACCGACCCGGGCCAAAAGACGAAGGTAAGTGTCGGTTTTAGCTTTTAGGGCCATATGATCTTGTGCAAGGAAATACGATGGACGGCGTTGGGCAACAAAAAGACTGACGACCTGTTTCAGCGCCATTGCTCTGGCTTTTACGACCGAATCGGATAAGTTTGAGGGGCGCTGTGACAACAGACGAACGGTCTGGGGAAAGTCGACACCGTACCAGGCATACAAACCGTCGCCAAGCCCCATGACTTCCCCGTAACCGGAAATCGCCCCAAGAGGCATGGAGTTGATAAAATCGCATACAATGCGATACCGGGCCTGCAGGGTCTCCTCTCCGTTCAGATAGGCACGCATGCTTGCGGATGCCATCTGTTGAAATTTATCTTTAACAGAAAGCGTCAGACCTTGGGGCGAATGGCGGTATTTTTCCATCTGGGTCGCCAGGGTGCTTCCCCCTGGAACATTTCGACTGCTGTCCACTACTTTCATCCCCAGTTCCAGAGCCGCGGCGGTAAGACGTTTCCATTCCACAGCGGGATTCTTAAGGGGATAGCGAGGGTCCAGCAACTCTCGATTTTCGATGTAGAGCAAAATCTTTACAATGATATCCGGGATCTGGCTGTAATCTGAAAAAATACGTTCAGGATAGGCAGCTGCATAAATAAGGCGCCCCAACCGGTCTTCAATGCGAAGACCGGCATTGGATTTTTCCCGGTACGCAGGATAAAATCCAGCCTGGGTGTATTCAAGCATAAAAGGAGAAAAGCGGGCCTGGGCTTCGATGTCGTAACCGGCGACGTCGAGATTTCGGAAAAATGTCGGCAATTCTACATACCCAAGCCGCGTATCATAGGGTCCTGCCTTAGGGAACTGAATGGACGGACTTTCCCCGGAAGCCACCTGCACACCGATCTTTGCGGCCAATCTGCTGATATAATGCGCTTGAAGCTTGGAGGTTTCAATCTCATAAATCACCGCCAAGATCAATAAGAAAATAAACATCATTCGAATGGTGCGCCACGTCTGTTTGCTACCCCCGGCTTTCATTAGGCGCATTTCGGCTTGACTCAAGTGGGTTTGAAATAATGTGCTTGAGGCGTCTTCTAATTGATGATCGCGTATTGAATACACTGGCTCAGATGAAAAATCATCCGGCTGGGATAATTTGCGTAGAGAATTCTGCATAGGCTTTGCAGTTAAGCTTTTCCAGTAGAGTGATTAAAAAACTTTAGCCAGGCCGTTCAATTTAACCAATTCTTAACTATTGCCCGACTGAAACCCTCGAACTTTTGCTGATTAGGATTTTCGGTCGCGCAACAACTAATGACAAAGCGTGCTGATCCGTTACTTTTTATGACTGATCAGGATCATAATCATGCTGATCAAGATCGTTTTGATCGACAATTTGAATTCCCACATTCAGGATGCCGTCCCTTGTATTGCCAATGCGGCTGAAGGCAAATTTGCTTAGATCAATGATTCGTCCCTCTACAAAAGGGCCTCTGTCATTGATGGTTACAATTACACTTTTCTTGTTTTTTTTGTTGGTGACCTTTACCTTGGTACCAAAAGGCAGTTGTCTATGGGCTGCCGTTTTTGCTTTCTGGTGAAAGGGTTCTCCGCTGGCGGTTTTCCTGGACTGAAATTTATCTGCGTAAAAGGAGGCCTTGCCGATTTCATAATAGATGGGTTGCCGGGCCGCTTGAACAGCTTGGGGAACCGACTTTTGAACAGGTTTCAATAATGATTTTAAGACAGGAGCCAAGGCTGTTTTTTCTTTCGGAACAACAGAAACGTCAACCTGTGCTTTTTTTGCCCTTATGGGACTTTTTTCAAGTTTTGAAACAGTCTGGACAGGGCTGGGAGATTTCACGTTTCCACAGCCAAAAGCCAGTAAAAGCAAAGAGACTATTACAGACAGTTGAAGACAAGTTGTAACTGACATAGGCGTCCTTATCAACTACTTCCCATTTACCGTTAAAAAATGTGTCCTTTGGCGTAACGTCGAGGGGAGTCTTAAGAGGCAAGCATACGGGCGTTTTTATTTTGATCACGGGCCTATCCCTATGCCAAAAGAATGACTTTTATAACTTTTTTAATCTAAAATACTTGTAAAAATGTTTCAAGCCTTATGTCTTTTTTTTGTTGTTTCAGTTCAATGGTTCCAAATATTTTATGGACTTACCGACAAAATTTTATCCAGGTCCAAATTGTGCCGCTTAAGCTTGTTGTTCAAGGTCGTTCTTGTAATGTTAAGAATTTTGGCGGCCTCGGTTTTGTTACCATTTGTCTGCTTTAGCGTCTCGATCAGAGCAATACTTTCGATCTCATTCAGGGTTTTTCCGCCCCCTGAAAAATCATGGGCGGCTATATTTTCGGGTTCATAATCCTTTAACACGTTAGAGGGCAGATCTTTTTCACATATATACTGACCCATACACAGGATAATGGCGCGTTCTATTATATTTTCAAGTTCGCGCACATTTCCCGGCCAGCTGTACTTGACCAGGGCATCCATGGCCATAGGGGTAAACCCTTTAATATCTTTTTTATTCTCTCGTATGTACCGGTCTAAAAATTTCTGGGCAAGCAAAGGGATGTCATCTGATCTGTCTCGCAGTGGGGGCACCGTTACATTGATCACATTAAGCCGGTAAAACAGATCCTGGCGAAAATGTCCCGCGTCCACCTCTTTTTCCAAATTTTTGTTGGTGGCCACAATCACACGTACGTCAATGGTTGTAACTTTATCGGATCCCACTTTCTGAATCTCTTTTTCCTGGAGGACCCTGAGCAGTTTAACCTGCATGGATAAAGGAATCTCGCCGATTTCATCGAGAAAAATGGACCCCTTATCTGCCGATTTAAAAAGGCCTTCTCTGGATTTATCCGCCCCGGTGAACGCCCCTTTCTCATGGCCGAACAGTTCAGATTCCAGAAGGGTTTCACTCAACGCGGCACAATTCACCGAGATCAAAGCATTCTCTTTTCGTTTACTGTTTTTGTGAATGGCCTTTGCAAACAACTCTTTGCCGGTACCGCTTTCCCCGGAAATTAGAATATTCGCATCGGTGGGAGCCGCAATTTTAGCCGTATCAATGACCTCTCTGATGGCCGTACTGGTGCCGATTATCCCAGAGAAGTCGCACTCGCCCAGCAACTGTTCTTTCAGTTGACTGTTTTCCAGGGACAATTGCAGATGTTTGGTTACGCGCTCAATGGAAAGCTTGAGCTCCTCAAAATTCAAGGGCTTGGTCAGATAGTCATCCGCCCCCAGCCGCATAGCTTCCACTGCTTTATCCACCGAAGAGTATGCGGTCATGATAATGACCGGTATGGCGGGGTTAAGGTGCTTAATCTCTTTGAGCGCCTCCATGCCGCCCACGTTGGCCATTCTGACATCCATAAGAACAAGGTCATAGGGCGTTTTTTGCACCTGTTCAATGGCATCGGCACCGTCTTTGACACATTCAATGGTGTAAGAAAGACTTTTTAAAAGCGTTTCCAGCATTGACAGATGGGCTGTGTCATCATCAACAATCAGTAGTCGGCCTTTCATATCAACTCCTCTTTATTCTGATCCGATTTATTTTGTTTCAAGGGGATTGAAATCACAAAGGTGGTCCCCTTATTTTTCAGACTTTCAATGGTGATGATCCCGCCATGGGTTTCGATGATTTTAAACGCAATGGCAAGGCCAAGGCCTGTACCGCTTTTTTTGGTAGTAAAATAGGGATTGAAAATATTGGCCTGATCTTGGGGAGATATACCGTTGCCCGTATCTGAAATCTCAAAACGCACCTTGTTCTCCACAGCCTTAACATTGACGGTTAAGGTGCCGCCCGACGGCATGGCCTGGATGGCATTGATAAAAATATTGAGCAGCACCTGGGTCAACCGGTC
Above is a window of uncultured Desulfobacter sp. DNA encoding:
- a CDS encoding septal ring lytic transglycosylase RlpA family protein; amino-acid sequence: MSVTTCLQLSVIVSLLLLAFGCGNVKSPSPVQTVSKLEKSPIRAKKAQVDVSVVPKEKTALAPVLKSLLKPVQKSVPQAVQAARQPIYYEIGKASFYADKFQSRKTASGEPFHQKAKTAAHRQLPFGTKVKVTNKKNKKSVIVTINDRGPFVEGRIIDLSKFAFSRIGNTRDGILNVGIQIVDQNDLDQHDYDPDQS
- a CDS encoding transporter, which codes for MQKVIFLGDAYAKRSLKSVGSVLGGMLIVAMLVCSLHSAFAAEGGGSAYLGGNEDFMLGALPGPGFYPIIYTFHYTADELMDGNGNEKPLDFDLNVTGAAFRFLYVSDMKLFGADVAWHVIIPVLSSQVDIVEAGVDDSTSGLGDIEVSALTLGWHPNKNLHVVGSLDVWLPVGEYDADDAASLGRNYWTVAPILAVTYLFDTGFELSAKLQYLVNFENSDTDYNTGNEFICDYLVGQHVGNWMFGINGMLYLQATDDELSGDNVSNSKGQAISIGPAIQYNYKNMFFNLKAQFDTNVENRPRGEKYWFKFMYAF
- a CDS encoding sigma-54 dependent transcriptional regulator, which encodes MKGRLLIVDDDTAHLSMLETLLKSLSYTIECVKDGADAIEQVQKTPYDLVLMDVRMANVGGMEALKEIKHLNPAIPVIIMTAYSSVDKAVEAMRLGADDYLTKPLNFEELKLSIERVTKHLQLSLENSQLKEQLLGECDFSGIIGTSTAIREVIDTAKIAAPTDANILISGESGTGKELFAKAIHKNSKRKENALISVNCAALSETLLESELFGHEKGAFTGADKSREGLFKSADKGSIFLDEIGEIPLSMQVKLLRVLQEKEIQKVGSDKVTTIDVRVIVATNKNLEKEVDAGHFRQDLFYRLNVINVTVPPLRDRSDDIPLLAQKFLDRYIRENKKDIKGFTPMAMDALVKYSWPGNVRELENIIERAIILCMGQYICEKDLPSNVLKDYEPENIAAHDFSGGGKTLNEIESIALIETLKQTNGNKTEAAKILNITRTTLNNKLKRHNLDLDKILSVSP
- a CDS encoding PAS domain S-box protein, whose amino-acid sequence is MADTERTEFHPGEGLPGRVYATGKAQWIEDVTRDDNFPRANSLSAVSVRGAFAFPVQIRDEVVAVLEFFSSEIQAPNQSVLDMAEEAGKQLGYVIERKRIERAMEESERKFRGIFDYSSQLMGLVTTDGTIIQFNEAALSMIGKVQEDVLGQRLWESPWWRHSKREALEVKAALEKAVSGKSVRFETTHMDKEGRVRDIDFVLPPITDHDDRVIYLIPEGRDITDRKDAEEALRQFKGTLDQIHDAVFIFDPDTFAFTYVNQGALLQLGYSREELLSITPLNIFCQHLWPCSGTDQGTS
- a CDS encoding threonine/serine exporter family protein, yielding MWLVIFVASALVSFYGVGWARKYRAHPKVITVASIIPMIPGTFAYNTMISIVAIASGQFTDQTLGAVAENGLKTLFILGGIAFGLTLPGILIYRKKPIV
- a CDS encoding radical SAM protein, with protein sequence MNPEKALDRLTQCGVVPANRLIIAVTRHCNLKCNHCWLTSGPKSSLKHVDATLLKETLSLWVDAGVQTLCLSGGEPLTHPQWQDILTHCAQFPTIYHLRLQTNGTLLTPKIVNDLADPVFANLHLQISLDGAQPATHDLVRGKGNFAKTMNGLRLLSDAGLGPRTTVSFTEMRHNFEELPQLFAMMEELDIGRVVSGTLIQGGRALTRALDLPSPKQYANLIERFSHDAQLRAIYERIGNTSCLEWYASRREISEHHCANCMESPYISEEGTLFPCGLLSVTNYGIQKVWNCSVASIAKKAEVRWAGLNALSRQRADDIQACMDCTGRRHCQSGCMARLARQTNDFLEVEDRCHLRKMVYTLPDLPD
- a CDS encoding transglycosylase domain-containing protein, whose translation is MMFIFLLILAVIYEIETSKLQAHYISRLAAKIGVQVASGESPSIQFPKAGPYDTRLGYVELPTFFRNLDVAGYDIEAQARFSPFMLEYTQAGFYPAYREKSNAGLRIEDRLGRLIYAAAYPERIFSDYSQIPDIIVKILLYIENRELLDPRYPLKNPAVEWKRLTAAALELGMKVVDSSRNVPGGSTLATQMEKYRHSPQGLTLSVKDKFQQMASASMRAYLNGEETLQARYRIVCDFINSMPLGAISGYGEVMGLGDGLYAWYGVDFPQTVRLLSQRPSNLSDSVVKARAMALKQVVSLFVAQRRPSYFLAQDHMALKAKTDTYLRLLARVGIITPKDRDAAIAAPLVLQERVDPPSAQSFLPRKALNAVRVQLLNLLDIDRLYRLDRFDLSVTSTVDQSVQQETTTLLKSFSEPLAAQKNELYGYHLLGNGDSSNIVYSLTLYERSEGANFMRLQTDTLDQPLNINSGTKLELGSSAKFRTLATYLEIIAGLHKQYRSLSRAELAKVEVDPADYLSRWVISYLSGYSDRALSAILASAMQRSYSASPEEKFFTGGGVHTFSNFDTRHDNRMFSVQDAFNHSINLVFIRMMRDITQYYKYQIPGVRQLLADATDPRRHDYLAKFADQEGQIFLQRFYRKYAGESFGEAFDILLEGMRQNPKNLAAAFRYIKPAAGFKEFKAFLSGHLKNGQAAGNRLPELFEMSGPHTYSLVELGYITRVHPLELWTLAYLNRHPDAGQGEVIQNSAAERQQVYTWLFKTSRKNKQDVRIRALLEVEAFSEIFLAWKRLKYPFNSLVPSYATAIGSSADRPDSLAELVGIVLNEGKWYPTLQIRKLCFGEKTPYETRLAYRKSQGEQVMHPQVATALRQALLGVVESGTARRIRNAFLLSDGTGLAVGGKTGTGDNRHNIYGSDGHLLLSKAINRTAVFVFFIGDRFYGVVTAYVAGQDSDDYTFTSALAVQILKAAAPRLMPLLAADDQQ